One region of uncultured Methanolobus sp. genomic DNA includes:
- a CDS encoding ABC transporter substrate-binding protein → MMKKSLSILLVGMLLIGVVAISGCTDGTTEDAGTEETGNDELIAAVGTHGGEPESGFNPITGWGYNHEPLIQSTLFKRDSNAAITNDLATDYSVSEDGLTWTVKIRDNVKFHDGEPLTAEDVAFTFNTAADASGDVDLSMLDEATATDDNTIEFKLSDNQATFINKLAVIGIVPEHAYDDNYGQNPIGSGPYQFVQWDKGQQVILESNPDYYGDEPYFKKLTIVFMESDTAFAAAKSGQIDLAEIPASYADQKIDGMKIVALDSIDARGISFPVQPDTGETSEDGYPIGNDVTSDVAIRKALNIGIDRQTLVDGALNGQGEEEFTGVDKLPWGNEEAAIEDGNTDEAKKILSDAGWEDTDGDGIVEKDGVKAEFTLLYAASAQERQALAVAVSEEAKELGINIIPEGASWDKIDTLALSTPVVFGYGSLDPTDLYLKYYSGSYDPSSYNNIIKYDNPVVDSYLRTAITSSDQDVANENWKLAAWDGETGFSPKGDATWMWMATIDYLFIMDENLDIGTPKIQPHGADIFGNILEWKRTEN, encoded by the coding sequence ATGATGAAAAAATCATTGAGCATTTTATTGGTAGGAATGCTATTAATAGGGGTAGTTGCAATTTCCGGGTGTACAGATGGTACAACGGAAGACGCAGGTACTGAAGAAACAGGAAACGATGAATTAATTGCAGCAGTTGGTACACATGGTGGAGAACCGGAATCTGGCTTTAACCCAATTACAGGCTGGGGTTACAACCATGAACCGTTAATCCAGAGTACTCTTTTCAAAAGAGATAGTAACGCGGCTATTACTAACGATCTTGCTACAGATTACTCAGTAAGTGAAGATGGTTTAACATGGACTGTCAAAATAAGGGATAATGTAAAATTCCATGACGGGGAACCACTTACAGCCGAGGATGTGGCATTCACATTCAATACCGCAGCGGATGCAAGCGGGGATGTTGATCTTTCAATGCTGGATGAAGCTACAGCTACAGATGATAATACTATTGAATTCAAATTAAGCGATAATCAGGCCACATTTATCAACAAGCTGGCAGTTATCGGAATTGTCCCTGAACATGCATACGATGACAACTATGGCCAGAACCCTATAGGATCAGGCCCTTACCAGTTCGTACAATGGGATAAAGGACAGCAGGTAATTCTGGAATCAAATCCGGATTATTACGGAGATGAACCTTACTTCAAAAAGCTCACCATAGTCTTCATGGAATCAGACACTGCTTTTGCAGCTGCTAAGTCCGGACAGATCGATCTGGCTGAAATCCCGGCCTCTTATGCAGACCAGAAAATCGATGGAATGAAGATAGTAGCTCTTGATTCAATTGACGCCCGTGGAATCAGTTTCCCGGTACAACCAGACACAGGTGAAACATCTGAGGACGGATATCCAATTGGAAACGATGTGACCTCTGACGTTGCCATCAGAAAAGCACTTAACATAGGAATTGACAGGCAGACACTGGTCGATGGTGCACTTAACGGACAGGGTGAAGAGGAATTCACAGGTGTGGACAAGTTACCATGGGGCAATGAAGAAGCTGCTATTGAAGATGGAAACACTGACGAAGCAAAGAAAATACTGAGTGATGCCGGATGGGAAGACACCGATGGTGACGGTATTGTAGAAAAAGACGGAGTAAAGGCTGAATTTACACTCTTATATGCTGCCAGCGCACAGGAAAGACAGGCTCTTGCTGTTGCTGTTTCAGAGGAAGCAAAAGAACTTGGAATCAACATAATTCCTGAGGGTGCAAGCTGGGATAAGATCGACACACTTGCTCTGTCAACTCCTGTAGTCTTTGGTTATGGTTCACTCGACCCGACTGACCTGTACTTAAAATACTATAGTGGAAGCTACGACCCTTCAAGCTACAACAATATAATAAAGTATGATAATCCGGTTGTAGACTCCTACTTAAGGACTGCTATTACCAGCTCTGATCAGGATGTTGCGAATGAGAACTGGAAATTGGCGGCATGGGACGGCGAAACTGGATTCTCTCCAAAAGGCGATGCTACCTGGATGTGGATGGCAACAATCGACTACCTGTTCATCATGGACGAGAACCTTGATATAGGAACACCTAAAATACAGCCACATGGTGCTGATATTTTTGGAAATATCCTGGAATGGAAACGTACGGAAAACTAA
- a CDS encoding ABC transporter permease produces MGKKTLKLVFLLIVVCIASFWIVEQSPIDPVRAYIGEMSIQPEQKAKLEEYWGVNTPAHEKFLNWAENLLKGDLGTSLIYRMPVTEVVKERFAASLVLMASSWLLSGVFGFILGIVAGMKNGTLIDKAIKVYCYILLAAPTFWLALIFLLIFAVNLGWFPVGLSVPIGVASADVTFFDRIHHLILPTVTLSLLGVASIAMFTREKLIEVMESDYVLFAKARGETGFDLVKRHGIRNVALPAITLQFLGFSELFGGAVLVEQVFSYPGIGQAAVAAGLRSDVPLLLAIVIISALFVYSGNLIADIIYEFVDPRIKQQETRT; encoded by the coding sequence ATGGGGAAAAAAACCCTTAAATTAGTTTTCCTTTTAATTGTTGTTTGTATCGCCAGTTTCTGGATTGTCGAACAATCCCCCATTGATCCGGTCAGGGCTTATATCGGGGAAATGAGTATACAGCCTGAACAAAAAGCAAAACTGGAAGAATATTGGGGAGTCAATACTCCTGCACATGAAAAGTTCCTTAATTGGGCTGAAAATTTACTAAAAGGAGATCTTGGAACTTCACTGATATACAGGATGCCTGTGACAGAAGTTGTTAAAGAACGGTTTGCAGCTTCCTTGGTGCTCATGGCTTCTTCGTGGCTGCTATCAGGAGTTTTTGGTTTCATTTTAGGAATTGTAGCCGGAATGAAGAATGGGACTCTGATTGATAAAGCAATAAAAGTTTACTGTTATATTTTACTTGCAGCTCCGACATTCTGGCTGGCGTTGATATTCTTATTGATATTTGCAGTGAACTTAGGATGGTTCCCTGTGGGACTCAGTGTGCCAATAGGTGTTGCAAGTGCAGATGTAACATTTTTTGATCGCATTCATCATTTGATCCTCCCAACCGTAACCCTGAGTTTGCTTGGAGTTGCCTCAATTGCAATGTTTACCCGTGAAAAACTGATCGAGGTAATGGAAAGTGATTACGTATTATTTGCAAAGGCAAGAGGGGAAACAGGATTTGACCTGGTAAAAAGACATGGGATAAGGAATGTTGCGCTTCCTGCAATTACATTACAGTTTTTAGGATTCAGTGAACTGTTTGGAGGAGCTGTTCTGGTTGAGCAGGTTTTCTCTTATCCGGGTATAGGCCAGGCTGCAGTGGCAGCGGGCTTAAGATCAGATGTGCCTCTGCTTTTAGCAATTGTCATCATCAGCGCCTTGTTCGTCTATTCAGGAAACCTGATAGCAGATATAATCTACGAATTCGTTGACCCCAGGATAAAACAGCAGGAGACAAGAACATGA
- a CDS encoding ABC transporter permease has protein sequence MSTAVVNTNRGLFKGFNLRQKTIMLISCLSFLLIAIVVSSTFIDDNALSTDFGSKNLSPSLEHPFGTDWMGRDMFVRTLGGLGLSIVIGALASSISTMFSVILGLFSSIGKIEDSIVSWLVDLFLSIPHLLLIILISIGLGGGATGVIIAVALTHWTSLTRVVRAEIKQIKTQEYIHISRNFGKSRWWIAKKHILPHLVPQFVLGTIVMFPHAILHEASVTFLGFGLSPHQPAIGIILSESMKYLSAGYWWLAFFPGLSLLIVILAFDLIGENVGKLLDPKRAHE, from the coding sequence ATGAGCACTGCTGTTGTAAACACAAACAGAGGACTGTTCAAAGGGTTCAATCTACGACAGAAAACAATCATGTTAATAAGCTGTCTGTCGTTTTTGCTAATTGCAATTGTAGTTTCCAGCACATTCATAGATGATAATGCATTGTCCACTGATTTCGGATCAAAGAACCTTTCTCCTTCCCTGGAACATCCGTTTGGAACTGACTGGATGGGAAGAGATATGTTTGTACGAACCCTTGGAGGACTGGGTTTAAGCATAGTGATCGGAGCCCTGGCTTCTTCTATCAGTACCATGTTCAGTGTGATCTTAGGTTTATTTTCAAGTATAGGTAAAATCGAAGATTCAATTGTCTCCTGGCTGGTTGATTTATTCCTTTCAATACCGCATCTCCTGCTAATCATTTTGATATCCATAGGACTTGGAGGGGGAGCAACAGGAGTAATCATAGCTGTTGCATTAACACACTGGACAAGTCTTACACGTGTTGTAAGAGCAGAGATCAAGCAGATAAAAACCCAGGAATATATCCATATATCAAGGAATTTTGGAAAATCCAGATGGTGGATAGCTAAAAAACATATCCTTCCCCACCTTGTTCCTCAGTTTGTGCTTGGTACCATCGTAATGTTCCCGCATGCAATTCTGCATGAGGCTTCAGTAACGTTCCTGGGTTTTGGGCTTTCACCACATCAGCCTGCAATTGGTATTATCCTGTCAGAATCAATGAAGTACCTGTCAGCAGGATACTGGTGGCTTGCATTCTTCCCGGGATTATCACTTCTGATCGTAATTCTTGCATTTGACCTGATAGGAGAGAATGTGGGAAAGCTACTGGACCCGAAAAGAGCACATGAGTAA
- a CDS encoding ABC transporter ATP-binding protein → MTNTSQITAEKKEKSEALLKVKDISLSFIQYASGLRQTELKVISNLSMEAYSGEILAVVGSSGSGKSLLAHSILGILPSNAKLSGTMEYNGHDLNQKKKEELRGKEIVLIPQSTTYLDPLMRISSQVIGSVDDKNADSRKKLQRDIFQKYDLKHEVERMFPHELSGGMIRRVLVSTAVMSSSKIVIADEPTPGLDEKNLNETLSYFKDMAKKGYAVILITHDIEAALKISDKIAIFYAGTILEIANTDDFAGEGEKLRHPYTRALWNALPQNKFQAIKGHQPMQDEVLEGCFFYERCTARGEVCSKCVPELKFFNGGMVRCNNVS, encoded by the coding sequence ATGACAAATACATCTCAAATTACTGCTGAAAAAAAGGAGAAGTCTGAAGCTCTGTTAAAAGTCAAGGATATTTCTCTTTCTTTCATCCAGTACGCCTCAGGACTCAGGCAAACTGAACTGAAAGTGATATCCAATTTGAGCATGGAAGCTTACAGTGGTGAGATCCTGGCTGTTGTAGGCTCCAGCGGTTCCGGGAAAAGTCTTCTGGCACATTCTATTTTAGGTATTCTCCCATCAAACGCAAAACTTAGCGGCACCATGGAATATAATGGTCATGACCTGAACCAGAAAAAGAAAGAAGAGCTCAGAGGAAAAGAAATAGTCCTGATTCCACAGTCAACCACATATCTTGATCCTTTGATGAGAATTTCCAGTCAGGTTATCGGTAGTGTTGATGATAAAAATGCAGATTCCAGAAAGAAGCTTCAGAGAGATATATTCCAGAAATATGACCTGAAACATGAAGTCGAAAGAATGTTCCCTCATGAACTTTCAGGAGGAATGATCAGAAGAGTCCTTGTTTCTACTGCCGTGATGAGTTCTTCAAAGATTGTAATTGCAGACGAACCAACACCGGGGCTGGATGAAAAGAACCTGAATGAAACATTGAGCTATTTCAAGGATATGGCAAAAAAAGGCTATGCGGTTATTCTCATTACCCACGATATAGAAGCCGCATTGAAAATCTCTGATAAGATCGCTATTTTTTACGCTGGCACTATCTTAGAGATTGCAAATACAGATGACTTTGCAGGTGAAGGAGAAAAATTAAGGCATCCGTATACTAGGGCACTATGGAATGCTCTGCCACAAAATAAGTTCCAGGCAATAAAAGGCCATCAACCCATGCAGGATGAAGTGCTTGAAGGATGCTTCTTTTATGAGAGGTGTACAGCACGGGGTGAAGTTTGTTCAAAATGTGTTCCTGAGTTGAAATTCTTCAACGGCGGAATGGTGAGGTGCAATAATGTATCTTAA
- a CDS encoding ATP-binding cassette domain-containing protein, with product MYLKGENISFGYKESKLILQDVDISLARGEVLGLVGDSGCGKSTLCRILAGYEKNYRGNVSIDGNKIPSGGYNPVQLIFQHPEKAVNPKWKMKDILKEGHEVSQDILEAFGIKENWLNRWPNELSGGELQRFALARALGPKTNFLIADEITTMVDAITQAQIWESIQGIVEELNIGVLVVSHDKSLINRLCHDVLYMSDLNGC from the coding sequence ATGTATCTTAAAGGCGAGAATATTAGTTTCGGCTACAAAGAAAGCAAGTTGATCTTACAGGATGTGGACATTTCCCTGGCCAGAGGCGAAGTACTGGGACTTGTGGGAGATAGTGGATGTGGCAAATCTACCCTATGCAGGATACTTGCCGGATATGAAAAAAACTACAGGGGAAACGTGAGTATAGACGGGAATAAAATCCCATCAGGCGGTTATAATCCTGTCCAGTTAATCTTTCAGCACCCTGAAAAAGCTGTTAACCCAAAATGGAAAATGAAAGATATCCTGAAGGAAGGCCATGAAGTTTCACAGGATATTCTGGAAGCTTTTGGAATTAAAGAAAACTGGCTGAACAGATGGCCGAATGAACTTTCCGGAGGAGAGCTTCAGAGATTTGCCCTTGCAAGGGCCCTGGGGCCGAAAACAAACTTCCTGATAGCTGATGAAATAACCACTATGGTAGATGCCATCACCCAGGCCCAGATATGGGAAAGTATTCAGGGCATCGTTGAAGAACTGAATATCGGAGTTCTTGTTGTGAGCCATGATAAAAGTTTGATCAACAGATTGTGCCATGATGTTTTGTATATGTCAGATCTTAATGGCTGCTGA
- a CDS encoding heme exporter protein CcmB, which yields MKKSLYIAAKDLRSEFRTKQMLNSMLIFSLIVIVIFSISFGDVLSQTELVGKLAPGVLWVAFTFAGTLGLSRSFAGEMENGCLEGLKLSPTDRSSIYIGKTISNVVLMFIVELLTIPIFVVLFNYNISGIPGLALVIFLGTFGFVSVGTLLSALSASTRAREIMLPVLLLPLIIPVIIPAVMATGTILADGGISSISSELRLLVVYDLVFFVVGQLVFEYTVMD from the coding sequence ATGAAGAAAAGCCTCTACATTGCAGCAAAGGACCTCAGGTCGGAGTTCCGTACAAAACAGATGCTCAATTCCATGCTCATCTTTTCGCTTATTGTCATAGTTATTTTCAGCATCTCATTCGGTGATGTTCTAAGCCAGACAGAACTGGTAGGAAAACTTGCACCTGGTGTTCTCTGGGTGGCTTTCACCTTTGCAGGCACCCTTGGACTTTCACGTTCCTTTGCAGGTGAAATGGAGAATGGATGCCTTGAAGGATTGAAACTATCTCCAACTGACAGAAGTTCAATCTACATCGGGAAAACAATATCAAACGTTGTCCTGATGTTCATCGTGGAATTGCTAACAATACCAATCTTCGTAGTTTTGTTCAACTACAACATCAGTGGAATTCCCGGACTTGCACTTGTAATCTTCCTGGGAACTTTTGGCTTTGTCAGTGTGGGAACCCTGCTTTCAGCATTGTCAGCAAGCACAAGGGCAAGGGAAATAATGCTCCCGGTGCTTTTGTTGCCATTAATAATTCCTGTGATAATTCCTGCTGTCATGGCAACAGGAACGATACTCGCAGACGGTGGAATTAGTAGTATTTCTTCGGAACTCAGGTTGCTTGTTGTGTATGACTTGGTATTTTTTGTTGTGGGGCAGCTTGTGTTTGAGTATACTGTGATGGACTGA
- a CDS encoding ABC transporter ATP-binding protein, whose product MDSIISITGLSKSFGRRKALNNIDLDIRKGEFVAIFGPNGAGKTTLLKIMSTIINSSRGSVLVNGIDVKKHPEKIRGMIGAISHETYLYDELTAKENLVFFARMYGIEGINIGEKVDSILKNVNLLQRSDERVGSFSRGMKQRLSIARALLHQPEILLMDEPYTGLDQHAAANFEHVLMNTGDSDVTRIMITHTIEHAFELCDRMLIMDRGEIRFDKPKTEIESVEEFRGQYLSIVEKDTDAEGISNV is encoded by the coding sequence ATGGACAGTATCATCTCAATCACCGGTCTTTCAAAGAGCTTCGGGCGAAGGAAGGCCTTGAACAATATTGACCTTGATATCAGAAAAGGTGAGTTCGTTGCTATATTCGGTCCGAATGGGGCTGGAAAGACAACTCTTCTTAAGATTATGTCCACGATCATCAATTCTTCCAGAGGAAGTGTGCTTGTAAATGGAATTGATGTCAAAAAGCACCCTGAAAAGATAAGGGGAATGATAGGTGCCATTTCCCATGAGACTTATCTTTACGATGAGTTGACAGCAAAGGAGAATCTTGTATTTTTCGCACGTATGTATGGGATTGAGGGCATTAACATCGGTGAAAAGGTAGATTCCATACTTAAAAATGTAAATCTTCTCCAGCGTTCTGATGAAAGAGTTGGTTCATTCTCCAGAGGAATGAAACAGAGGCTTTCAATTGCAAGAGCATTGCTGCATCAGCCGGAAATTTTGCTCATGGATGAACCATATACCGGACTTGACCAGCATGCTGCTGCTAACTTTGAGCATGTGCTCATGAATACGGGAGATTCTGATGTTACAAGGATTATGATAACCCACACCATTGAACATGCTTTTGAACTTTGTGACCGCATGCTCATAATGGACAGGGGGGAGATTCGCTTTGATAAGCCAAAAACTGAAATTGAAAGCGTGGAAGAGTTCAGGGGACAGTATCTTTCCATAGTGGAAAAGGATACGGATGCAGAGGGTATAAGTAACGTTTAA
- a CDS encoding molybdopterin-dependent oxidoreductase, with amino-acid sequence MVRIRQYSFLIYCIVVLIIVSASGCSDNSQQNVNTSGEASVFEGKELTPISEQRNNGIKGTQYIDQETYELSIYGMVDTPVNLSYDQLLAYPSVSRFVRMDCVEGWGFDAKWTGVTLNTLFNETGVNSNATTVIFYSADGYSTSLELDYLVDNDIMLAYELNDITLPADRGFPLQLVAEDKYGYKWAKWITGIEVTGEPYKGYWESVGYSNNADVGGPAFER; translated from the coding sequence ATGGTCCGGATCAGACAATATAGTTTCTTAATTTATTGTATAGTGGTGTTAATTATTGTTTCAGCCAGCGGATGTTCTGATAATTCACAGCAGAATGTCAACACTTCTGGTGAAGCTAGTGTTTTTGAAGGAAAGGAACTGACTCCCATTTCAGAACAGCGTAATAACGGGATTAAAGGCACACAGTACATAGATCAGGAAACTTACGAGCTCAGTATATACGGTATGGTCGATACCCCTGTGAACCTGAGTTATGACCAGTTACTCGCGTATCCTTCAGTTTCAAGATTTGTACGCATGGACTGTGTAGAAGGTTGGGGATTCGATGCAAAATGGACCGGTGTAACTTTGAACACGCTGTTCAACGAAACAGGTGTCAACAGCAATGCAACAACGGTCATATTCTATTCTGCTGATGGTTATTCCACAAGTCTTGAACTGGATTATCTTGTTGATAATGACATCATGCTCGCTTATGAGCTCAATGATATCACTTTGCCCGCAGACAGGGGATTCCCTCTACAACTTGTGGCTGAGGATAAATATGGTTACAAGTGGGCAAAATGGATTACTGGAATAGAAGTTACCGGTGAACCATACAAAGGTTACTGGGAAAGTGTAGGTTACAGCAACAATGCAGATGTTGGCGGACCTGCTTTTGAAAGGTAA
- a CDS encoding metal-dependent hydrolase, with translation MVNTLSHLGIGLLIASVAGFNSRQIKIVAFMAMLPDLDFILNALFLAIDGHLGHQVYNALYYMMGHREFMHSLIFALFVTLYIWYREKDQMLTIVSGAAIFSHIYLDYVTSWKMRPFFPFIKEASTIGAIDFFDPLITVISFVPIFYILADRVRENKKNGGYVNEKNTSSKLNGHIRSLLQGNGSWLTGISKGEHRSLYRKLLVIFVIWCAFNPLAKAVLISDVEETEGHDISYQGSYPVSPGIFLSAYEFNNTTYKTLTSSYWSGLKNEKFVDKCTCDEDSSLSYIQRAQVLYESSLPGEVDYPVYNVSTYDSNVTVVLSDARNPFAQYWAYFKTEYIFVFDTDSENYQIYVKRDVQYSKPMPTGMFE, from the coding sequence ATGGTAAATACTCTGTCCCATCTGGGAATCGGGTTACTGATAGCATCAGTTGCAGGATTTAATAGCAGACAGATTAAGATAGTTGCTTTCATGGCAATGCTACCTGATCTGGATTTCATTTTGAATGCACTGTTTCTTGCAATAGACGGGCACCTTGGTCACCAGGTGTATAACGCTCTCTATTACATGATGGGTCACAGGGAGTTCATGCATTCGCTCATTTTTGCTTTGTTTGTGACACTCTATATATGGTATCGAGAGAAAGACCAGATGCTTACTATTGTTTCGGGCGCTGCGATATTCAGTCACATATACCTGGATTATGTCACAAGCTGGAAAATGAGACCTTTCTTTCCTTTCATAAAAGAAGCTTCAACAATAGGTGCAATTGATTTCTTTGATCCTTTGATCACAGTTATTTCCTTTGTACCAATATTCTATATTCTGGCAGATCGTGTCCGTGAAAACAAAAAAAATGGCGGTTATGTTAATGAGAAAAATACATCTTCAAAACTAAATGGTCATATCCGCTCACTTCTTCAGGGCAATGGCAGCTGGCTTACCGGTATTTCAAAAGGGGAACATAGGTCACTTTACAGGAAATTACTGGTCATATTTGTTATATGGTGTGCTTTCAATCCACTGGCAAAAGCAGTTTTAATATCAGATGTCGAAGAGACTGAAGGTCATGATATCAGCTACCAGGGTTCCTATCCGGTCTCACCGGGAATCTTTCTCTCGGCCTATGAATTCAATAACACCACATACAAGACACTCACCTCTAGTTACTGGTCAGGTTTAAAGAATGAAAAATTTGTGGATAAATGTACATGTGATGAGGATTCTTCGTTATCTTACATACAAAGGGCGCAGGTTCTTTACGAGTCCAGTCTGCCTGGCGAAGTAGATTACCCGGTGTATAATGTTTCCACTTATGATTCCAACGTCACAGTAGTTCTTAGTGATGCCCGCAATCCATTTGCTCAGTACTGGGCTTATTTTAAAACCGAATATATATTTGTATTTGATACTGATAGTGAAAACTATCAGATTTATGTGAAAAGGGATGTTCAGTATAGTAAACCAATGCCAACTGGCATGTTTGAGTAA